A window from Aquabacterium sp. NJ1 encodes these proteins:
- a CDS encoding RNA ligase family protein yields the protein MTSEFFRFPHTPHIAWLASGTPRDDKVLAPDEVKALLDHPVVVEEKLDGANMGISFNAEGVLHVQNRGQYLNKPYGGQFARLDEWLVIREDALFDALGDQLILFGEWCAAQHSLDYETLPDWYLAFDVYDRATGRFWSTRRRHELAQKLQVREVPRVSQGLTTLATLTEWVQTHRSHYREGSLEGVVVRHEDDDWLINRGKLVRPDFVQSIEEHWRSRALQWNRISWEQGEVG from the coding sequence ATGACTAGCGAGTTCTTCCGTTTTCCCCACACGCCGCACATCGCCTGGCTGGCATCGGGCACCCCGCGCGACGACAAAGTGCTGGCCCCCGATGAGGTCAAGGCCTTGCTGGATCACCCCGTGGTCGTCGAAGAAAAGCTCGACGGTGCCAACATGGGCATCTCCTTCAACGCCGAGGGTGTGCTGCATGTGCAGAACCGCGGCCAGTACCTCAACAAGCCTTATGGCGGCCAGTTCGCGCGCCTGGATGAATGGCTGGTGATCCGCGAGGACGCCTTGTTCGATGCGCTGGGTGACCAGCTCATCCTGTTCGGCGAATGGTGTGCCGCCCAGCACTCGCTGGACTACGAAACCCTGCCGGACTGGTACCTCGCCTTTGATGTGTACGACCGCGCCACCGGCCGCTTCTGGAGCACACGCCGCCGCCACGAGCTGGCGCAAAAGCTCCAGGTGCGCGAGGTGCCCCGCGTGAGCCAGGGCCTGACCACGCTGGCCACGCTGACCGAGTGGGTGCAGACCCACCGCAGCCACTACCGCGAAGGCTCACTGGAGGGCGTTGTCGTGCGCCATGAGGATGACGACTGGCTGATCAACCGCGGCAAGCTGGTCCGCCCGGACTTCGTGCAGAGCATCGAAGAACACTGGCGCAGCCGAGCCCTGCAGTGGAACCGCATCAGCTGGGAGCAGGGCGAGGTGGGCTGA
- a CDS encoding response regulator, whose protein sequence is MTDLARILIADDEAELRSLLQRYLGEQGMAVRVASDAAAAEKLLARERFDVLVLDVMMPGEDGLSLCRRLRAQGETVPILMLTARGDPVDRILGLEMGADDYLPKPFHPRELLARVQAMVRRQRMLGAHGGPLGEEPVCFGRFTLLASQRRLLRDGADVALSTVEFNLLHAMAMNANRPLGRDRLIELTRGRDHEATDRSIDVQVMRLRRLIEADPASPRHIQTVWGVGYVFVPEPGEPGQGAA, encoded by the coding sequence ATGACCGACCTCGCCCGTATCCTGATTGCCGACGATGAGGCCGAACTGCGCAGCCTGCTGCAGCGTTATCTCGGCGAGCAGGGCATGGCCGTGCGCGTGGCCAGTGATGCCGCCGCTGCCGAGAAACTGCTGGCCCGCGAGCGTTTCGATGTGCTGGTGCTGGACGTGATGATGCCGGGCGAAGACGGCTTGTCCTTGTGCCGACGTCTGCGCGCGCAGGGTGAAACCGTGCCCATTCTGATGCTCACCGCCCGAGGCGACCCGGTAGACCGCATCCTCGGCCTGGAGATGGGCGCCGACGACTACCTGCCCAAACCTTTTCATCCGCGGGAACTGCTGGCCCGCGTGCAGGCCATGGTGCGTCGTCAGCGCATGCTGGGCGCGCACGGCGGGCCTTTGGGCGAGGAGCCTGTGTGCTTCGGGCGCTTCACCTTGCTGGCGTCCCAGCGGCGCCTCTTGCGTGACGGGGCTGATGTGGCCTTGAGCACGGTCGAGTTCAACCTGCTGCACGCCATGGCCATGAACGCCAACCGGCCCCTGGGGCGCGATCGCCTCATCGAGCTGACACGAGGGCGGGACCATGAAGCCACGGACCGCAGCATCGATGTGCAGGTCATGCGCCTGCGCCGCCTGATCGAGGCGGACCCGGCCAGCCCTCGTCACATCCAGACGGTATGGGGTGTGGGTTATGTGTTCGTCCCTGAGCCGGGCGAGCCAGGGCAGGGGGCCGCATGA
- a CDS encoding M20 aminoacylase family protein, which yields MRAFRRDIHAHPELCFEEERTADLIAHTLRNWGIEVHTGLGKTGVVGVIKGRPGQRAIGLRADMDALPMTEHNTFAHASRHQGRMHACGHDGHTAMLMAAAQHLAASRNFDGTVYVVFQPAEEGGGGAREMIRDGLFTRFPMDAIFGMHNWPGMAVGEFAIKSGPCFASSNEFLITIRGKGCHGAMPHLGVDPVPIACQLVQSFQTILTRNMRPIETGVISVTMIEAGEATNVIPESVTMQGTVRTFTNDTLDLIENRMREMTQHVCAAFGATADFEFSRNYPPTINHPAETEFARQVMCEVAGADKVREFEPTMGAEDFSYFLQAHPGAYFVIGNGDGAHRESGHGMGPCMLHNPSYDFNDELIPLGATLWVRLAQRWLAQG from the coding sequence ATGCGGGCGTTTCGCCGTGACATCCACGCCCACCCGGAGCTGTGCTTCGAGGAAGAGCGCACCGCCGACCTGATAGCGCACACGCTGCGCAACTGGGGCATCGAGGTGCACACGGGGCTGGGCAAGACGGGCGTGGTCGGCGTGATCAAGGGGCGCCCGGGCCAACGCGCCATCGGGCTGCGTGCCGACATGGACGCCCTGCCCATGACCGAGCACAACACCTTTGCGCACGCCAGCCGGCACCAGGGGCGCATGCACGCCTGCGGCCACGATGGCCACACCGCCATGTTGATGGCCGCCGCCCAGCACCTGGCGGCCTCGCGCAACTTCGACGGCACCGTGTACGTGGTGTTCCAGCCGGCGGAAGAAGGCGGTGGTGGCGCGCGCGAGATGATCCGCGACGGCCTGTTCACCCGCTTCCCGATGGACGCCATCTTCGGCATGCACAACTGGCCGGGTATGGCAGTGGGCGAGTTCGCAATCAAGAGCGGCCCCTGCTTTGCGTCCAGCAACGAGTTCCTGATCACCATCCGCGGCAAGGGCTGCCATGGCGCCATGCCCCACTTGGGCGTGGACCCGGTGCCGATTGCCTGCCAGTTGGTGCAGTCCTTCCAGACCATCCTGACGCGCAACATGCGCCCGATCGAAACCGGCGTCATCTCGGTGACCATGATCGAAGCGGGTGAAGCGACCAATGTGATCCCCGAGTCCGTGACCATGCAGGGCACGGTGCGCACCTTCACCAACGACACGCTGGATTTGATCGAAAACCGCATGCGCGAGATGACGCAGCACGTGTGCGCCGCCTTTGGCGCCACGGCGGATTTCGAGTTCAGCCGCAACTACCCGCCCACCATCAACCACCCGGCTGAAACCGAATTCGCGCGCCAGGTGATGTGCGAAGTGGCCGGCGCAGACAAGGTTCGCGAGTTCGAGCCCACGATGGGCGCGGAAGACTTCAGCTATTTCCTGCAGGCACACCCCGGCGCCTACTTCGTGATCGGCAATGGCGACGGTGCGCACCGTGAATCAGGGCACGGCATGGGACCCTGCATGCTGCACAACCCCAGCTATGACTTCAACGACGAGTTGATCCCTCTGGGGGCGACGCTGTGGGTCAGGCTGGCGCAACGCTGGTTGGCGCAGGGCTGA
- a CDS encoding cysteine rich repeat-containing protein yields the protein MKIKPIALLGLPLLLALCLPAAHAEESVKEACKQDAQTLCKGIQPGGGRIAACLKQHKDEVSAECKEAIKARRGEHRRRPGRKASDAS from the coding sequence ATGAAGATCAAGCCCATTGCCCTGCTGGGCCTGCCCCTGTTGCTGGCCCTGTGCCTGCCTGCCGCGCACGCCGAAGAAAGCGTCAAGGAGGCGTGCAAACAGGATGCGCAAACGCTGTGCAAAGGCATTCAACCTGGCGGTGGCCGCATTGCAGCCTGCCTGAAGCAGCACAAGGATGAGGTGTCGGCCGAATGCAAGGAGGCCATCAAGGCGCGCCGCGGCGAACACCGCCGTCGCCCGGGTCGCAAGGCCAGCGACGCCAGCTGA
- a CDS encoding ABC transporter ATP-binding protein — protein MSAVSFQNVTKTFESGGRTVRALQGVSFDIQEGEFFGLLGPNGAGKTTLISILAGLSRATSGKVTVQGHDVVSDYAAARRALGVVPQELVFDPFFSVRETLRIQSAYFGLRRNDDWIDELLANLGLSDKADANMRQLSGGMKRRVLVAQALVHRPPVIVLDEPTAGVDVELRQTLWHFIAQLNKQGHAVLLTTHYLEEAEALCGRIGMLKQGQLVALDRTSALLAGTASTMLRFKTDQALPLQLAAQARITGRIVQLPAHDATEIEQILAQLREAHCKVEDLEMGRADLEDVFLAIMQSHQGEHAKVGQVSKVEVAA, from the coding sequence ATGAGCGCAGTTTCCTTCCAGAACGTCACCAAAACATTCGAATCCGGCGGCCGCACCGTGCGTGCGCTGCAGGGCGTCAGCTTCGACATCCAGGAGGGCGAATTTTTCGGCCTGCTGGGCCCCAATGGCGCGGGCAAGACCACGCTGATCAGCATCCTGGCCGGCCTGAGCCGTGCGACATCGGGCAAGGTCACCGTGCAGGGCCATGATGTGGTCAGTGACTACGCCGCCGCCCGCCGCGCGCTGGGCGTGGTCCCGCAGGAACTGGTGTTCGACCCGTTTTTTTCGGTGCGCGAAACCCTGCGCATCCAGAGTGCCTACTTCGGCCTGCGCCGCAATGACGACTGGATCGACGAGCTGCTGGCCAACCTGGGCTTGAGCGACAAGGCCGATGCCAATATGCGCCAGCTGTCCGGCGGCATGAAACGCCGCGTGCTGGTGGCCCAAGCCCTGGTGCACCGCCCACCCGTGATCGTGCTGGACGAACCCACAGCCGGCGTGGACGTGGAGCTGCGCCAGACCCTTTGGCACTTCATCGCTCAGCTCAACAAACAGGGCCACGCCGTCTTGCTGACCACGCATTACCTGGAGGAGGCCGAGGCCCTGTGCGGTCGCATCGGCATGCTCAAGCAGGGGCAACTGGTCGCGCTGGATCGTACCTCCGCCTTGCTGGCGGGCACGGCCTCCACCATGCTGCGCTTCAAGACCGACCAAGCTTTGCCGCTGCAGCTCGCTGCGCAGGCCCGCATCACAGGCCGCATCGTGCAGCTGCCCGCGCACGACGCCACCGAGATCGAGCAGATCCTGGCGCAGCTGCGCGAGGCCCACTGCAAGGTCGAAGACCTGGAGATGGGGCGCGCCGATCTGGAGGACGTCTTCCTGGCCATCATGCAAAGCCATCAGGGCGAGCACGCCAAAGTGGGCCAAGTGAGCAAGGTGGAGGTGGCCGCATGA
- a CDS encoding ATP-binding protein — protein MSAWPRTLFQRNMLLIAVLIVVAQLASAVLFRELVMKPRVRQSAQSAAQHIEALQAGLAALPREQRQAFLDRMNARARVPLASDADAARASRRDRPQRLAPLEQAYIEQITRSISKDGAQVQWRREPGHPLAVQITLDGDHYWMTLPGLVSSQGVPRTWVIGSVITVLLAIWGAWLIQRRLNRPLARVIEAARALGRGERAPALPEDGPSEIATVAKGFNEMAASLAGHERERALMLAGLSHDLRTPLTKMRLATEMLQGQGDPALLASVERSIDGMEHLLQQFMDFTRASHDAGAAQEPLLQVDVNDLVRETVAMCVLDEAGARAMGLDLGEVPQLQLPVHAMRRVLLNLLVNAQRHGRPPIDVVTRVVQQRLFIEVMDRGPGIAASELEQVKRPFAQGNQARSHLQPGAGLGLAIVERIAQAHQARLELLPREGGGLLARLDWPLHEARPPAQS, from the coding sequence ATGAGCGCCTGGCCTCGCACCCTGTTCCAGCGCAACATGCTGCTGATCGCGGTCCTCATCGTGGTGGCGCAACTCGCCAGCGCCGTGCTGTTTCGGGAGCTGGTGATGAAGCCGCGTGTGCGGCAATCGGCGCAAAGTGCGGCGCAGCATATCGAGGCCTTGCAAGCCGGGCTGGCAGCCTTGCCACGTGAGCAGCGGCAGGCCTTTCTGGACCGCATGAACGCGCGAGCTCGAGTGCCCTTGGCATCGGATGCCGACGCGGCTCGGGCGTCGCGGCGTGATCGCCCGCAAAGGCTCGCGCCACTGGAGCAGGCCTACATCGAGCAGATCACCAGGTCCATCTCGAAAGATGGCGCCCAGGTGCAGTGGCGTCGGGAGCCTGGCCACCCTCTGGCCGTTCAGATCACGCTGGACGGTGACCATTACTGGATGACTTTGCCCGGCCTGGTGTCCTCGCAGGGGGTGCCGCGTACCTGGGTCATCGGTTCGGTCATCACCGTGCTGCTGGCCATCTGGGGCGCATGGCTGATCCAGCGCCGGCTGAATCGACCACTGGCGCGGGTCATCGAGGCAGCACGGGCCCTGGGCCGGGGCGAGCGTGCGCCGGCCTTGCCTGAGGATGGCCCCAGCGAGATCGCGACGGTGGCGAAAGGCTTCAACGAGATGGCGGCCAGCCTGGCCGGTCATGAGCGTGAGCGTGCCCTGATGCTGGCGGGGCTGTCACATGACCTGCGCACGCCCTTGACCAAGATGCGCCTGGCCACCGAGATGCTGCAAGGCCAGGGTGACCCTGCCTTGCTGGCCAGCGTGGAGCGCAGCATTGATGGCATGGAACACCTACTGCAGCAGTTCATGGATTTCACCCGCGCCAGCCATGATGCGGGTGCCGCGCAGGAGCCGCTGCTTCAGGTGGACGTCAATGACCTGGTGCGCGAGACCGTGGCCATGTGTGTGCTGGACGAAGCGGGGGCGCGTGCAATGGGCCTCGACCTGGGCGAGGTGCCGCAGCTGCAGTTGCCTGTGCATGCCATGCGCCGCGTGCTGCTCAACCTGCTGGTCAACGCGCAGCGACACGGCCGCCCGCCCATCGACGTGGTGACCCGGGTGGTGCAGCAGCGCCTGTTCATCGAGGTCATGGACCGCGGGCCGGGCATTGCGGCCTCCGAGCTGGAGCAGGTCAAGCGCCCATTTGCACAGGGCAATCAAGCCCGTTCGCACCTGCAGCCTGGGGCCGGCTTGGGCCTGGCCATTGTGGAGCGCATCGCCCAGGCGCATCAGGCCAGGCTTGAGCTCTTGCCTCGCGAGGGCGGTGGCTTGCTGGCTCGCCTGGACTGGCCGCTGCACGAGGCCCGGCCACCGGCCCAGTCATGA
- a CDS encoding BolA family protein: MANPTPADIQQYIAAGLPCSHLEVEGDGQHFFATIVSAEFEGKNRIGRHQRVYQALGDRMRAEIHALSMKTLTPAEWAEQAPKA, from the coding sequence ATGGCCAACCCCACCCCTGCCGATATCCAGCAATACATTGCCGCCGGGCTGCCGTGCTCGCACCTGGAGGTCGAAGGCGACGGCCAGCACTTTTTCGCCACCATCGTGTCGGCCGAGTTCGAGGGCAAGAACCGGATTGGCCGCCACCAGCGTGTTTACCAGGCCCTCGGCGATAGAATGCGGGCTGAGATCCATGCGCTGTCCATGAAGACTTTGACGCCGGCCGAATGGGCCGAGCAGGCTCCCAAGGCCTGA
- a CDS encoding acyl-CoA-binding protein, with the protein MSDLQARFDKALADSKLLPAKPDNNTLLQMYSLFKQGSVGDATGDRPGFTDFVGRAKYDAWAALKGKSQDEAKQGYIDLVESLKK; encoded by the coding sequence ATGTCCGATCTTCAAGCCCGCTTCGACAAGGCCCTGGCAGACTCCAAGCTGCTGCCCGCCAAGCCCGACAACAACACCCTGCTGCAGATGTACTCGCTGTTCAAGCAAGGCAGCGTCGGCGACGCCACGGGTGACCGCCCCGGCTTCACCGATTTCGTGGGCCGCGCCAAGTACGACGCCTGGGCCGCCCTGAAGGGCAAGAGCCAGGACGAAGCCAAGCAGGGCTATATCGACCTGGTCGAGTCGCTCAAGAAATAA
- a CDS encoding general secretion pathway protein GspB, which yields MSYILDALKKADAERERGSVPGLHSQPLGQVDDDEDTVSRRPVPPAMWLVAGAGICLIAVLSWQLLSRPAAPTPEPAPEPAVAPMATTAPPPDQHTQPARADSMPAAVEQRAPQPPLAVTPPQAPAERPPAVAQHAPPPAPAMPPATPPAAVVREAPARATAQATQTAPKPATQVAPPATRVPTMSELPDDIKRDLPQLMIGGAMYSDTPSSRMLIINSQVFHEGDQPYQGLVLEEIRLKSAVFKYRGYRYAINY from the coding sequence ATGTCCTACATCCTTGACGCCCTCAAGAAGGCCGATGCCGAGCGCGAGCGTGGCTCGGTACCTGGGCTGCATTCGCAACCGCTCGGCCAGGTGGATGACGATGAGGACACGGTTTCGCGCCGCCCCGTGCCGCCTGCGATGTGGCTGGTCGCGGGCGCGGGCATCTGCCTGATTGCGGTGTTGAGCTGGCAATTGCTGAGCCGGCCTGCTGCGCCTACGCCGGAACCTGCACCGGAACCTGCGGTTGCGCCCATGGCCACGACGGCGCCACCGCCGGATCAGCACACGCAGCCCGCCCGGGCGGACAGCATGCCGGCGGCAGTCGAACAACGCGCGCCGCAACCGCCATTGGCGGTCACGCCGCCCCAAGCACCAGCCGAAAGGCCGCCGGCCGTCGCGCAGCATGCGCCCCCGCCTGCACCAGCCATGCCGCCAGCCACACCCCCGGCCGCGGTGGTGCGTGAGGCCCCTGCCCGCGCCACGGCACAGGCGACCCAGACCGCCCCCAAGCCCGCGACGCAAGTCGCACCGCCTGCCACCCGCGTTCCCACCATGAGCGAGTTGCCGGACGACATCAAGCGGGACTTGCCGCAGCTGATGATTGGCGGCGCCATGTACTCTGACACGCCGTCCAGCCGCATGCTGATCATCAACAGCCAGGTCTTCCATGAAGGCGACCAGCCTTACCAGGGCCTGGTGCTGGAAGAGATCCGGCTCAAGTCGGCCGTGTTCAAGTACCGCGGTTACCGCTACGCCATCAACTACTGA
- a CDS encoding ABC transporter permease codes for MNWLASVQGARPLFLKEVLRFWKVSFQTIGAPVLTSVLYLLIFGHVLEDHVQVFKGVGYTRFLIPGLVMMSLLQNAFANSSSSLIQSKITGNLVFVLLTPLSHRAWFLAYVGASLVRGLAVGAGVFIVTAWFAPPGLVEPWWALVFALLGGCLLGALGLIAGLWADKFDQMAAFQNFIIVPMTFLSGVFYSVHSLPGFWQGLSHLNPFFYLIDGFRRGFFGASDVSPWLSLGVVATATLGVSALALRLLKTGYKIRS; via the coding sequence ATGAACTGGCTTGCCTCAGTGCAGGGCGCCCGCCCACTGTTCCTCAAGGAAGTGCTGCGCTTCTGGAAGGTGAGCTTCCAGACCATTGGCGCGCCGGTGCTGACCTCCGTGCTCTACCTGCTGATCTTTGGCCATGTGCTGGAAGACCACGTCCAGGTGTTCAAGGGCGTGGGCTACACGCGCTTCCTCATCCCCGGTCTGGTGATGATGAGCCTGCTGCAAAACGCCTTTGCCAACAGCTCGTCCTCGCTCATCCAGAGCAAGATCACCGGCAACCTGGTGTTCGTGCTGTTGACACCCTTGTCGCACCGCGCCTGGTTCCTGGCTTACGTGGGGGCGTCGCTCGTACGCGGCCTCGCAGTGGGCGCAGGGGTGTTCATCGTCACGGCCTGGTTCGCACCGCCCGGCTTGGTCGAACCCTGGTGGGCCCTGGTCTTTGCCCTGCTGGGCGGCTGCCTGCTGGGCGCGCTGGGCCTGATCGCCGGCCTGTGGGCCGACAAGTTCGACCAGATGGCGGCCTTCCAGAACTTCATCATCGTGCCCATGACTTTTTTGTCGGGCGTGTTCTATTCGGTGCACTCGCTGCCGGGCTTCTGGCAGGGGCTGTCCCACCTCAACCCCTTCTTCTACCTGATCGACGGCTTCCGGCGCGGTTTCTTTGGCGCCAGTGACGTCAGCCCCTGGCTGAGCCTGGGCGTGGTGGCGACCGCCACACTGGGTGTTTCGGCCCTGGCGCTGCGTTTGCTCAAGACCGGGTACAAAATCCGGTCCTGA
- the modD gene encoding ModD protein, which produces MLRALSDSALQELIQEDAPYGDMTTMGLGLGDAPGRVVMAARQPMTVCGTEEAARLFELYGASATVIAPSGTHVLAGAELLSAHGRASTLLLVWKVAQTLMEYASSISSEVARIVTELRAAGHAQPLACTRKSFPGTRALSVKAVLQGGGVMHRMGLSETMLLFPEHRVFLDVSTDDMVGRLRKYQPEKRLVVEVGSLEEALAMATSGADVLQLERFTPEAVRQCKMTLHTSRLHPTLAVAGGVNAANAVAYADAGADILVSSAPYHAPARDVEVRFSRDV; this is translated from the coding sequence ATGCTCAGAGCCTTGTCTGACAGCGCCCTGCAAGAACTGATTCAGGAAGATGCACCTTACGGTGACATGACGACCATGGGCCTGGGCCTGGGCGATGCCCCCGGGCGCGTCGTGATGGCCGCGCGGCAACCCATGACGGTGTGCGGCACGGAAGAGGCGGCCCGCCTGTTCGAGTTGTATGGCGCCTCGGCCACGGTGATCGCACCATCGGGCACACATGTGCTGGCCGGGGCTGAGCTGCTCAGCGCACATGGTCGCGCTTCGACGCTGCTGCTGGTCTGGAAGGTCGCTCAGACCTTGATGGAGTACGCCAGCAGCATCTCCAGCGAGGTGGCGCGCATCGTCACCGAGTTGCGTGCGGCGGGGCATGCGCAGCCACTGGCCTGCACGCGCAAGAGCTTCCCGGGCACACGTGCCCTGTCGGTCAAGGCGGTGCTGCAAGGCGGCGGCGTCATGCACCGCATGGGCTTGTCAGAGACCATGCTGCTGTTTCCCGAGCACCGTGTGTTCCTGGACGTGAGCACCGACGACATGGTGGGCCGCCTGCGCAAGTACCAACCGGAAAAGCGATTGGTGGTCGAGGTGGGCAGCCTGGAAGAGGCCCTGGCCATGGCGACCTCGGGCGCCGATGTGCTGCAGCTGGAGCGCTTCACGCCGGAGGCCGTGCGTCAATGCAAGATGACGTTGCATACGAGCCGGCTGCACCCGACCTTGGCCGTGGCCGGTGGTGTCAATGCCGCCAATGCCGTGGCTTATGCCGACGCCGGCGCGGACATCCTGGTGTCGTCCGCGCCGTATCATGCACCAGCACGTGATGTGGAGGTGCGTTTCTCGCGGGATGTCTGA
- a CDS encoding ExeA family protein → MYAQYFGLKQAPFSIAPDPRYLYMSERHREALAHLLYGVGGGGGFVVLTGEIGAGKTTVCRCFLEQIPRRTNVAYIFNPKLTVGELLKSVCDEFRIPYEHQGPGQATIKDYVDPLNEFLLKTHAVGQNNVLIIDEAQNLSPDVLEQLRLLTNLETSERKLLQIMLIGQPELRTMLAHPELEQLAQRVIAHFHLEALSEDETGQYIQHRLSVGGLKRGRLFDSKAVRRVHQLTGGVPRRINLLCDRALLGAYVENKAKVDRQIVDKAAQEVFQVPKPGHAAAPTSKASPSGSTPRTGRKNKPQEPWMPWLAGGLLFTAMAGIGGAAWLHQHQRAQAVKLAAKAASGPDAKGRSAASAARTSASAVIPGGTISTTLAAPPIEARGVYQAAFRKEKDALHALAPLWQVTLSETGDTCTQAQRQDLACFRNSGGLALIRQLARPVVLALHDDKNQAIYALLTGLKDQTAFITLDGKPYSLPLSALATMWRGDFITYWRTPPAFRAKILPGNAGPAVDWLALQLARLDKAPPPGGKQVFDASMQSRVYAFQMAQGLKPDGVVGATTFMLINRAVGIDEPRLQTGQTTARRDDVLHP, encoded by the coding sequence ATGTACGCGCAATATTTCGGCCTGAAACAGGCGCCGTTCTCGATCGCGCCCGACCCGCGTTATCTGTACATGAGCGAGCGCCACCGCGAGGCCCTGGCTCACCTGCTGTATGGCGTGGGCGGTGGTGGCGGTTTCGTGGTGCTCACGGGCGAGATCGGCGCGGGCAAGACCACGGTCTGCCGCTGCTTCCTGGAGCAGATCCCCCGCCGCACCAACGTCGCCTACATCTTCAACCCCAAGCTGACCGTGGGCGAGCTGCTCAAATCGGTGTGCGACGAGTTCCGCATCCCCTACGAGCACCAAGGCCCGGGCCAGGCCACCATCAAGGACTACGTTGACCCGCTCAACGAGTTCCTGCTCAAGACGCACGCGGTCGGCCAGAACAATGTGCTGATCATCGACGAGGCGCAGAACCTCTCGCCCGACGTGCTGGAGCAGTTGCGCCTGCTGACCAATCTGGAGACGAGCGAACGCAAGCTGCTGCAGATCATGCTGATCGGGCAGCCCGAGTTGCGCACGATGCTGGCTCACCCCGAGCTGGAACAACTGGCCCAGCGGGTGATCGCGCACTTTCACCTGGAGGCCTTGTCTGAAGACGAGACGGGCCAATACATCCAGCACCGCCTGTCCGTGGGCGGGCTCAAGCGGGGCCGGCTGTTTGACAGCAAGGCCGTGCGCCGCGTCCACCAACTCACGGGTGGCGTGCCACGGCGCATCAACTTGTTGTGCGACCGCGCGCTGCTGGGCGCCTATGTCGAGAACAAGGCCAAGGTGGACCGGCAGATCGTGGACAAGGCCGCGCAGGAAGTTTTCCAGGTACCCAAGCCTGGCCATGCCGCCGCGCCAACAAGCAAGGCCAGCCCGAGCGGTTCGACACCACGTACTGGCCGCAAGAACAAGCCCCAGGAGCCATGGATGCCCTGGCTGGCTGGCGGCCTGCTGTTCACGGCCATGGCAGGCATTGGCGGGGCGGCGTGGCTGCATCAGCACCAACGCGCGCAAGCGGTCAAGCTGGCGGCCAAGGCTGCCTCAGGCCCGGACGCCAAAGGCCGCAGTGCCGCATCGGCCGCTCGCACCAGCGCATCGGCCGTCATACCAGGCGGCACCATCAGCACCACACTGGCTGCGCCACCGATCGAGGCACGCGGCGTTTACCAGGCCGCCTTCCGCAAGGAAAAGGACGCCTTGCATGCGCTGGCGCCGCTGTGGCAAGTCACGCTGAGCGAGACCGGTGACACCTGCACCCAGGCGCAACGGCAGGATCTGGCCTGTTTCCGCAACAGCGGCGGGCTGGCCCTGATCCGCCAGCTGGCGCGCCCGGTCGTGCTGGCGCTGCATGACGACAAGAACCAGGCCATCTACGCCCTGTTGACCGGCTTGAAAGACCAGACCGCCTTCATCACCCTGGACGGCAAGCCCTATTCGCTCCCGTTGAGTGCGCTGGCCACCATGTGGCGGGGCGACTTCATCACGTACTGGCGTACGCCGCCGGCCTTCCGCGCCAAGATCCTGCCGGGCAACGCCGGCCCGGCTGTGGATTGGCTGGCCCTGCAACTCGCCAGGCTGGACAAGGCCCCGCCGCCCGGCGGCAAACAGGTTTTTGACGCCAGCATGCAGTCGCGGGTGTACGCTTTCCAGATGGCGCAGGGGCTCAAGCCCGACGGGGTCGTGGGCGCCACCACCTTCATGCTGATCAACCGCGCCGTGGGCATCGACGAACCCAGGCTGCAAACGGGCCAGACCACCGCGAGACGAGACGATGTCCTACATCCTTGA
- a CDS encoding polyhydroxyalkanoic acid system family protein yields MSDVKFSQAHTLGLEKARELAKQWAEDSAKKMGLECKHTEGADQDTITFERMGVNGLMTVTGTSFDLDVKLGMMMKAFKPMIESEIAKNLGRIIDKASGKA; encoded by the coding sequence ATGAGCGACGTCAAGTTTTCCCAAGCACACACCCTGGGTCTGGAAAAGGCCCGTGAACTGGCCAAGCAATGGGCCGAAGACTCCGCCAAGAAGATGGGCCTGGAGTGCAAGCACACCGAAGGTGCCGACCAGGACACCATCACGTTCGAGCGCATGGGCGTCAACGGCCTGATGACCGTGACCGGCACCAGCTTCGACCTGGACGTCAAGCTGGGCATGATGATGAAGGCCTTCAAGCCGATGATCGAATCCGAGATCGCCAAGAACCTGGGTCGCATCATCGACAAGGCATCGGGCAAGGCCTGA